A genomic segment from Candidatus Viadribacter manganicus encodes:
- a CDS encoding nitrate/nitrite transporter — MSLQTGATKRSGADTALWLSTIAFTASFAVWTIFSIIGIQIQQDLGLSETQFGLLIGTPILTGSLIRLVLGVWTDQFGGRVVYPLVMLAAAGATFLLSYAETYPQFLIAALGVGIAGGTFAVGVTYVSKFFGAEKQGTALGIFGAGNVGAAVTKFVAPFVLIAMGWQAVAQIWAVGLVAIAILFFLFTKDDPELVERRAKGLKPRPMLEQFAPLKNIQVWRFSLYYFFVFGAFVALALWLPRYLVGVYGLDLKTAGMVAAAFSVPASLFRVYGGHLSDRVGARQVMYWTFLVSVAAAFILSYPPTSYVVDGIHGPIAFRLETGLIAFTVILFVLGFFMSLGKAAVYKHIPVYYPKDVGAVGGLVGMIGGLGGFVLPIAFGVLNDLTGIWTSCFMLLFAIAAGALLWMHFAIQRMESRAAEAILETLPQFPEMEPIHEPAKHGARGAGLIADWRPEEPVFWKETGKKIASRNLWLSIPSLFLSFAVWMVWSVVVAKLPLIGFNYTTDQLFWLAALPGLSGATLRIFYSFMVPIFGGRFWTTLTTWSLLAPALGIGFAVQSPETPYWIMLGLALLCGLGGGNFASSMSNIGFFYPRAEKGNALALNAGLGNLGVSAMQFLVPLAITAAVFGSFGGEGQATTTGDTLFMQNAGFIWVPFIVASAFMAWFGMNDLSTAKASFTEQSVIFTRTHNWVMCWLYTGTFGSFIGFSAAFPLLTSTQFPDVNVLQIAFLGPLVGALSRSLTGWVSDRFGGARVTLVVFVGMMLGTIGVMYFLANKDAPGAFTGFFACFILLFFASGVGNASTFQMIPAIMRKEIARLSPSASATEQLKQAEKESAAITGFTSAIAAYGAFFIPKSFGMSLAASGSANAALIGFLVFYVSCLAITWFVYARPGGVLFDVENKRAPAVSAVKASAN; from the coding sequence ATGTCTCTACAGACGGGAGCAACTAAGCGAAGCGGCGCTGATACGGCGCTTTGGCTGAGCACAATCGCCTTCACCGCGAGCTTTGCCGTTTGGACAATCTTCTCGATCATCGGCATTCAGATTCAGCAGGATTTGGGCCTGTCGGAAACGCAATTCGGTTTGCTGATTGGCACCCCGATATTGACCGGCTCGCTGATCCGGCTCGTGCTGGGCGTGTGGACTGACCAGTTTGGCGGCCGCGTCGTCTATCCACTGGTGATGCTGGCCGCCGCCGGCGCAACCTTTCTGCTGTCATACGCCGAGACCTATCCGCAGTTTCTTATCGCGGCGCTTGGCGTTGGCATCGCCGGCGGAACGTTTGCCGTCGGCGTGACCTACGTGTCTAAGTTCTTCGGCGCAGAAAAGCAGGGGACGGCTCTCGGGATTTTCGGCGCGGGCAATGTGGGCGCCGCCGTCACCAAGTTCGTTGCTCCCTTTGTCCTCATTGCCATGGGTTGGCAGGCGGTGGCGCAGATTTGGGCGGTTGGTCTCGTTGCGATCGCCATACTGTTCTTTCTGTTCACGAAGGACGATCCAGAGCTCGTGGAACGACGCGCCAAAGGGCTGAAGCCCCGGCCGATGCTCGAACAATTTGCCCCGCTCAAGAACATTCAGGTCTGGCGGTTCTCGCTCTATTACTTCTTCGTCTTCGGCGCGTTCGTTGCGCTGGCGCTTTGGCTGCCGCGCTATCTCGTCGGTGTCTATGGCCTCGACCTGAAGACGGCCGGCATGGTGGCCGCCGCGTTCTCGGTGCCGGCCTCGCTCTTCCGGGTTTATGGCGGGCATCTCTCCGATCGCGTCGGCGCGCGCCAGGTTATGTATTGGACGTTCCTTGTCAGCGTCGCCGCGGCCTTCATTCTCTCCTATCCGCCGACATCCTACGTCGTCGATGGGATTCACGGACCAATCGCGTTTCGGCTTGAAACCGGGCTTATCGCCTTCACGGTGATCCTCTTCGTGCTTGGCTTCTTCATGAGTCTGGGCAAGGCCGCCGTCTACAAGCACATCCCGGTCTACTATCCGAAAGACGTGGGCGCCGTCGGCGGGCTGGTCGGCATGATTGGCGGTCTGGGCGGCTTCGTGTTGCCGATCGCCTTTGGCGTGCTCAACGACCTCACCGGCATCTGGACCAGCTGCTTTATGCTGTTGTTCGCCATCGCCGCTGGCGCACTGCTTTGGATGCATTTCGCGATCCAGCGCATGGAGAGCCGCGCGGCCGAGGCTATCCTCGAGACGCTGCCGCAATTTCCGGAAATGGAGCCGATTCACGAGCCCGCGAAGCACGGCGCTCGTGGCGCCGGGCTCATCGCCGATTGGCGCCCGGAAGAGCCGGTGTTCTGGAAGGAGACCGGAAAGAAGATCGCTTCACGCAATCTGTGGCTGTCGATCCCGTCCCTGTTCCTTTCGTTCGCCGTGTGGATGGTCTGGTCGGTCGTAGTCGCCAAGCTCCCGCTCATCGGCTTCAACTACACCACGGACCAACTCTTCTGGCTCGCGGCATTGCCGGGACTCTCCGGCGCGACGTTGCGCATATTCTATTCGTTCATGGTGCCGATCTTCGGCGGACGCTTTTGGACAACGCTGACGACGTGGTCGCTGCTGGCCCCAGCGCTTGGCATTGGCTTCGCCGTGCAGAGTCCTGAAACGCCATATTGGATCATGCTGGGGCTGGCGCTTCTGTGTGGTCTGGGCGGCGGCAACTTTGCGTCGTCGATGTCGAACATCGGCTTCTTCTACCCGCGCGCAGAGAAGGGCAACGCCCTCGCGCTCAATGCGGGTCTCGGTAATCTCGGCGTCAGCGCGATGCAGTTCTTGGTTCCACTCGCCATCACAGCCGCCGTCTTTGGATCGTTTGGCGGTGAAGGTCAGGCCACCACGACCGGCGATACGTTGTTCATGCAGAACGCCGGCTTCATCTGGGTGCCGTTCATTGTCGCCTCGGCGTTCATGGCGTGGTTTGGAATGAATGACCTGTCGACGGCAAAGGCGTCTTTCACCGAACAATCCGTCATCTTCACGCGCACACACAACTGGGTCATGTGTTGGCTCTACACTGGCACGTTTGGCTCCTTCATTGGCTTCTCTGCCGCGTTCCCGCTGCTCACCAGCACGCAATTCCCAGATGTAAACGTGCTGCAAATCGCTTTCCTTGGCCCGCTGGTCGGGGCGCTGTCGCGCTCCCTAACGGGTTGGGTGTCCGATCGGTTCGGCGGCGCGCGAGTGACCCTCGTGGTGTTCGTAGGCATGATGCTCGGCACCATAGGCGTCATGTATTTCCTCGCCAACAAGGACGCGCCTGGCGCGTTCACGGGCTTCTTCGCTTGTTTCATTCTGCTCTTCTTTGCGAGCGGAGTTGGCAACGCATCAACCTTCCAAATGATACCGGCCATCATGCGGAAAGAGATTGCGCGGCTTTCTCCGAGCGCATCTGCCACCGAGCAGTTGAAGCAGGCGGAGAAGGAATCTGCCGCCATCACAGGCTTTACGTCGGCAATCGCCGCTTACGGCGCGTTCTTTATTCCTAAGAGCTTCGGCATGTCTCTCGCGGCTTCCGGGAGCGCCAACGCGGCGCTGATCGGCTTTCTCGTCTTCTATGTGTCGTGCCTCGCCATCACCTGGTTCGTCTATGCGCGGCCCGGCGGTGTGTTGTTCGACGTCGAAAATAAGCGCGCGCCAGCTGTTTCAGCTGTCAAAGCATCTGCGAACTGA
- a CDS encoding cyclic nucleotide-binding domain-containing protein yields MRACDMDRVKGLPLFADAAADTFRVATAGAHLQRFPAGTMLLLEGDPVDFLYVLLDGQVELHGTWNDHETVLAILRPVSTFILAAVVLDADALMSARTLERCEILMIPGDAIRTAMRLDPRFAMAVSRDLAGCYRGLVRTVKNHKLRNSVERLANYLLALRAADNSGGVVRLHHEKRILASLLGMTPENLSRAFSALQAVGVNVQGAVVTLSNVAALEALAKPDPLIDNHAPRGGDIVAEADAEVWSSERNRAGGEAGARTASAGRRND; encoded by the coding sequence ATGCGAGCGTGTGACATGGATCGGGTCAAGGGCCTGCCGCTTTTTGCGGATGCAGCGGCTGACACCTTTCGTGTCGCCACGGCCGGTGCCCACCTGCAACGCTTTCCCGCTGGGACTATGCTCTTGCTTGAAGGTGATCCGGTAGATTTTCTCTACGTTTTGCTGGACGGCCAAGTCGAACTGCACGGCACCTGGAACGATCACGAAACCGTTCTGGCGATTTTGCGCCCTGTTTCGACATTCATTCTCGCCGCCGTCGTTTTGGACGCGGATGCCCTTATGTCGGCGCGTACGCTGGAGCGTTGTGAGATTCTAATGATCCCCGGCGACGCGATCCGCACCGCCATGCGGCTCGATCCGAGGTTCGCGATGGCCGTGTCACGCGACTTGGCGGGTTGCTATCGGGGACTCGTTCGCACGGTCAAGAATCACAAGCTCCGCAATAGTGTTGAGCGCTTGGCCAATTATCTTCTCGCTCTGCGCGCGGCGGACAATTCAGGCGGCGTCGTGCGCCTCCATCATGAGAAGCGCATTCTTGCCTCGTTGCTGGGCATGACGCCCGAAAATCTCTCCCGGGCATTCTCTGCGTTGCAAGCGGTTGGCGTGAACGTCCAAGGCGCCGTGGTCACTCTATCCAATGTCGCGGCGTTAGAGGCCTTAGCCAAACCAGATCCCCTGATCGACAACCACGCCCCACGCGGTGGCGACATTGTCGCCGAGGCAGATGCCGAGGTCTGGTCATCCGAGCGGAATCGCGCGGGCGGTGAGGCCGGCGCACGCACCGCAAGCGCAGGAAGGCGCAATGACTGA
- the mobA gene encoding molybdenum cofactor guanylyltransferase, producing the protein MTESHPTTERVGGMLLAGGQSRRFGAEKAVARFGETLMMDAVAERFARFADFAISARPGSAAATRATRLHATILNDDPSLPSGPLAGVLEGLKWAHARNLDFLATAPCDAPLLPTDVFERLLDAIGLAPAAFAVTSVGDHPLCAVWQVALQTPLEHSLRGGVHPSVRSFLAEQHAERVWFDDARAFANANTADALLALERPA; encoded by the coding sequence ATGACTGAATCACATCCAACAACAGAGCGCGTGGGCGGAATGTTGCTCGCAGGCGGCCAATCTCGCCGCTTCGGCGCCGAAAAAGCGGTGGCGCGCTTTGGCGAAACATTGATGATGGATGCGGTCGCTGAGCGATTTGCTCGATTTGCTGACTTTGCGATTAGCGCGAGACCGGGTTCCGCGGCCGCGACGCGCGCGACGCGCTTGCACGCTACAATTTTGAATGATGATCCAAGCCTGCCCTCTGGGCCACTTGCAGGGGTATTGGAAGGGCTGAAGTGGGCGCACGCCCGCAACCTCGACTTCCTCGCGACTGCCCCGTGCGACGCACCTCTCCTGCCGACCGATGTGTTCGAGCGCCTCCTGGATGCGATCGGTCTAGCGCCTGCGGCGTTCGCGGTTACCTCGGTAGGCGATCATCCCCTTTGTGCGGTCTGGCAGGTTGCGCTTCAGACCCCACTTGAACATTCTTTGAGAGGCGGCGTGCATCCCTCGGTCAGATCGTTTCTGGCAGAGCAGCACGCGGAGCGTGTTTGGTTCGACGACGCACGCGCTTTTGCCAACGCCAACACGGCTGACGCCCTTCTCGCCTTAGAGCGGCCGGCATGA
- the moaA gene encoding GTP 3',8-cyclase MoaA, whose product MNPLVDPFGRAITYLRVSVTDRCDLRCIYCMSERMRFLPRTELLTLEELDRLCTAFIERGVRRLRFTGGEPLVRKGFLDLLRGVRRHLGKGLDEITLTTNGVQLAGFAQALFEAGVRRVNVSIDSLDRETFARIARRDCLPQVLAGIEAAVAAGLRVKINTVALKHDNAHEIPDLIKWAHGRGHDITLIETMPLGEVDEDRTSQFLSITRVREDMQSYWRLIDLPDRTGGPARYVRVEETGGRLGFITPLTHNFCEGCSRVRLTCTGRLYLCLGHETSVDLRTPLRAGADAQTIHDAIDAGIALRPKGHDFQIERLSTPATQRHMSVTGG is encoded by the coding sequence ATGAACCCCCTCGTGGATCCCTTCGGTCGTGCAATCACGTACCTGCGTGTTTCGGTTACCGATCGGTGCGACTTACGCTGCATCTACTGCATGAGCGAGCGTATGCGATTCCTGCCGCGCACAGAGCTATTGACCCTCGAAGAGCTGGATCGATTGTGCACGGCATTCATCGAGCGCGGCGTGCGGCGGTTGCGGTTCACCGGCGGCGAGCCGCTGGTGCGCAAAGGCTTCCTCGATCTACTGCGAGGGGTCCGCCGTCACCTGGGCAAGGGTCTCGATGAAATCACGCTGACGACCAATGGTGTGCAGCTGGCAGGGTTTGCACAAGCGCTCTTCGAAGCCGGTGTGCGTCGCGTCAACGTGTCGATCGATTCGCTCGACAGGGAGACCTTCGCCCGCATTGCGAGGCGCGATTGCTTGCCCCAGGTGCTCGCCGGCATTGAGGCTGCTGTCGCGGCCGGACTTAGAGTCAAGATCAATACGGTAGCGCTGAAACACGACAACGCCCACGAGATCCCCGATCTTATCAAATGGGCGCATGGCCGCGGCCACGACATCACCCTGATCGAAACCATGCCGCTCGGCGAGGTAGACGAGGATCGCACCAGCCAGTTCCTTTCGATCACCCGCGTCCGCGAGGACATGCAAAGTTATTGGCGCCTAATTGATCTGCCGGACCGCACCGGCGGTCCGGCCCGCTATGTGCGCGTCGAAGAAACCGGCGGGCGCCTCGGCTTCATCACACCACTGACGCACAATTTCTGCGAAGGCTGCTCGCGGGTTCGGCTGACCTGCACCGGCCGACTCTACTTGTGCCTCGGCCATGAAACGTCGGTCGATCTGCGAACACCTCTGCGCGCGGGCGCAGACGCCCAGACAATTCACGATGCAATAGATGCCGGCATCGCGCTGCGGCCCAAAGGGCATGATTTCCAAATCGAACGTCTCTCAACACCCGCTACGCAGCGGCACATGTCGGTGACTGGCGGATGA
- a CDS encoding MoaD/ThiS family protein, which yields MTKLLFFGRTRDAAGCGEMDCEIPAAIESVADLRAWIASRDPALGAVLAARDIRVAADQCICVNEGASIRGASEIAFMPPLSGG from the coding sequence ATGACAAAACTCCTTTTCTTCGGCCGCACGCGCGATGCAGCAGGCTGTGGCGAAATGGATTGCGAAATCCCGGCGGCGATAGAAAGCGTGGCGGATCTCCGGGCGTGGATCGCTTCACGTGATCCTGCACTAGGCGCTGTACTTGCAGCGAGAGATATTCGCGTTGCCGCAGACCAATGCATTTGCGTCAATGAAGGCGCCTCCATTCGTGGCGCCTCCGAAATCGCCTTCATGCCGCCGCTGAGCGGGGGTTGA
- a CDS encoding sulfite exporter TauE/SafE family protein translates to MSETIFLLALAIAAAAALYSSVGHGGASGYIALMALAGLGPEEVRPAALVLNIVVAGLGAYRYLRAGRFDWNVFWPFAVTAIPAAFLAGRIDVPEAVYRPLLAAALAAAALRYLLWPQIDAIKPSAAPSKFIALPAGIALGGLAGLTGIGGGVYLSPLLVFAGWSDPQRATGIAACFIVVNSVAGLAGRASSMALLPTYLPWLVLAACIGAVIGTTWSLKGLDKTGVLRVLGVVLGLAAAALAT, encoded by the coding sequence ATGAGCGAGACGATCTTCCTCCTTGCGCTCGCGATTGCCGCCGCGGCGGCGCTTTATTCCTCCGTCGGACACGGCGGCGCCTCAGGCTATATCGCGCTGATGGCGCTTGCGGGCCTGGGGCCTGAGGAAGTGCGCCCGGCAGCACTCGTGCTCAACATTGTCGTCGCCGGCCTTGGCGCCTATCGCTACCTGCGCGCCGGCCGTTTCGACTGGAACGTATTCTGGCCGTTCGCTGTGACCGCAATTCCTGCCGCGTTTCTCGCGGGACGCATCGATGTGCCGGAAGCGGTGTATCGTCCGCTGCTTGCCGCGGCGCTTGCAGCGGCCGCACTTCGCTATCTCCTCTGGCCGCAGATTGACGCGATTAAGCCGAGCGCAGCGCCTTCCAAATTTATCGCACTGCCTGCTGGCATCGCGCTCGGCGGTTTGGCGGGGCTAACCGGCATAGGCGGCGGCGTTTACCTCTCACCGCTCCTTGTTTTCGCTGGTTGGAGCGATCCTCAGCGCGCGACCGGCATCGCCGCTTGCTTCATCGTCGTCAACTCGGTGGCTGGTCTTGCCGGACGCGCCTCTTCGATGGCGCTGTTGCCGACCTACCTTCCATGGCTCGTGCTCGCCGCCTGCATCGGCGCAGTGATAGGAACGACGTGGAGCCTCAAGGGGCTCGACAAGACCGGGGTCTTGCGCGTGCTCGGCGTTGTGCTCGGTTTGGCGGCTGCGGCGCTGGCGACATGA
- a CDS encoding molybdenum cofactor biosynthesis protein MoaE — MIRTLITPDPFSPETEMQALSKERDSEAGALASFVGYCRSANGAVSQLELDHYPGFTEAEVSRLAHSVAARHDLLDLLVIHRIGVIPANDPIVLVAALSCHRAEAFAAVAEMMDYLKTDAPFWKSETGPDGSRWIEPVAADYARRAEHTK; from the coding sequence ATGATCCGAACACTCATCACCCCCGATCCGTTTTCTCCGGAGACAGAGATGCAGGCCCTCTCGAAAGAGCGGGACAGCGAAGCCGGCGCGCTGGCGAGCTTTGTTGGTTACTGCCGATCCGCGAACGGCGCCGTGAGTCAACTTGAACTGGATCACTATCCCGGCTTCACCGAGGCGGAAGTTTCCCGTCTCGCTCACAGTGTCGCTGCGCGCCATGATCTGCTCGACCTGCTCGTGATCCATCGGATCGGCGTCATCCCGGCCAATGATCCGATTGTGCTCGTCGCTGCACTGAGCTGCCACCGCGCCGAGGCGTTCGCCGCAGTCGCCGAGATGATGGATTACCTAAAAACAGATGCGCCCTTCTGGAAGAGTGAGACGGGTCCAGATGGTTCTCGCTGGATTGAACCCGTTGCGGCGGATTATGCGCGCCGCGCGGAGCACACAAAATGA
- the moaB gene encoding molybdenum cofactor biosynthesis protein B has product MTETSQSCRIDETLPFKPVRIAILTVSDTRDEETDTSGALLAERAARDGHLVTARALVRDDTGAIRAQVNDWIADPQIDVVISTGGTGLTGRDVTPEALRPLFEKEIEGFAVVWHMLSYQSVGLSTLQSRACAGVARGKFIFALPGSNGACKDGWEKIIRWQLDSRHMPCNLVEIMPRLTER; this is encoded by the coding sequence ATGACTGAGACCTCCCAAAGCTGCCGCATCGACGAGACACTGCCGTTTAAGCCGGTGCGCATCGCTATTCTAACGGTCTCCGATACGCGGGATGAGGAAACCGACACGTCCGGCGCCCTGCTCGCTGAGCGCGCTGCCCGCGACGGCCACCTTGTTACCGCGCGCGCGCTGGTGAGGGACGATACCGGCGCCATTCGGGCGCAGGTAAACGATTGGATCGCCGATCCACAAATCGATGTCGTCATCAGTACGGGCGGCACCGGGCTCACGGGCCGCGACGTGACGCCGGAAGCGCTGAGGCCGCTGTTCGAGAAGGAGATCGAAGGCTTCGCCGTCGTTTGGCACATGCTCAGCTATCAAAGCGTTGGCCTCTCGACGCTGCAATCGCGCGCCTGCGCCGGCGTCGCGCGCGGCAAGTTCATCTTCGCGCTGCCGGGCTCGAACGGCGCCTGCAAGGACGGCTGGGAAAAAATCATCCGCTGGCAACTCGATAGCCGTCACATGCCCTGCAATCTGGTGGAAATCATGCCGCGGCTGACGGAGCGATAA
- the moaC gene encoding cyclic pyranopterin monophosphate synthase MoaC gives MGNRLTHLDERGRARMVDVGDKSITSREAVASGRIRMQPDTLRRAQNGDLPKGDVRAIAEIAGVMAGKRTSELIPLCHPLALSSLRVDVAPDERLPGFVVTARARVTGQTGVEMEALTAVSVACLTLYDMLKAIDRSMIIEAITLEEKHGGASGSYTRADA, from the coding sequence ATGGGGAATCGTCTCACGCACCTCGACGAACGCGGCCGCGCGCGCATGGTGGATGTCGGCGACAAGAGCATCACGAGCCGCGAGGCCGTCGCCAGTGGTCGCATCCGCATGCAGCCCGATACGCTCCGGCGCGCGCAGAACGGCGATCTGCCAAAGGGCGACGTGCGAGCGATCGCCGAGATCGCAGGCGTCATGGCGGGCAAGCGTACGTCGGAGCTGATTCCGCTATGTCATCCACTCGCACTGAGCAGCCTGCGCGTGGATGTAGCGCCGGATGAACGCCTTCCCGGCTTTGTCGTCACCGCCCGCGCGCGCGTGACCGGACAAACCGGCGTCGAGATGGAGGCGCTCACCGCGGTTTCGGTCGCCTGCCTCACGCTCTATGACATGCTTAAGGCGATCGACCGCAGCATGATCATCGAGGCGATCACTCTGGAAGAGAAGCACGGGGGCGCGAGCGGCTCATACACGCGGGCCGATGCATGA
- the glp gene encoding gephyrin-like molybdotransferase Glp, with the protein MISVSEARAIILANAAPCESETVELRAALGRALREDVRAFRAQPPFRASAMDGYALRASDTPGVLRMIGEAGAGRAFGRQLREGECARIFTGAPLPAGADSVLIQEDAVRDGELVTSLAVELGRHVRSAGVDFAADEVLLRAGAVLDAHAIALAAAAGKASLKISLKPRVAVLSGGNELVAPGQQPGDDQIFDSMGVGIAALAEQWGANATRIGPLADDAQEIAEAIAAAIPEHDLTIVVGGASVGDHDHARPAVRELGGELFFEKVAMRPGKPTWLARVGGRLILGLPGNPASAFVCARLFLRPLLDQMCSRDPGASTRTLKARVRTTLSANGARETYMRAVLETDETGQTWALAPARQDSSLLSVFANAQALIVRAPDAAEAPAGAIVDVLPR; encoded by the coding sequence ATGATCAGCGTCTCCGAGGCTCGCGCGATTATTCTGGCCAACGCCGCGCCGTGCGAATCCGAAACCGTCGAACTACGGGCAGCCTTGGGCCGCGCGCTGCGCGAAGATGTTCGTGCCTTCCGCGCCCAGCCGCCTTTCCGCGCTTCGGCCATGGATGGGTACGCGCTACGTGCCAGCGACACGCCAGGCGTACTCCGGATGATCGGCGAGGCCGGAGCCGGCCGGGCGTTTGGTCGTCAGCTCCGTGAGGGCGAATGCGCGCGGATTTTCACCGGCGCGCCGCTCCCCGCGGGCGCGGACTCGGTTTTGATCCAGGAGGACGCTGTTCGCGACGGTGAGCTGGTGACATCGCTTGCCGTCGAGTTGGGCCGCCATGTGCGCAGTGCTGGCGTGGACTTTGCGGCCGACGAAGTCCTGCTCCGCGCCGGCGCCGTCCTAGATGCTCACGCCATCGCGCTTGCCGCCGCTGCCGGTAAGGCGTCACTGAAAATCTCGCTAAAACCGCGCGTCGCCGTGCTGAGCGGCGGAAACGAATTGGTGGCGCCAGGGCAGCAGCCGGGCGATGATCAAATCTTCGACTCGATGGGTGTCGGAATCGCAGCGCTCGCGGAGCAATGGGGGGCGAATGCAACGCGCATCGGGCCCCTCGCCGACGACGCGCAAGAAATCGCCGAGGCCATCGCCGCCGCGATCCCAGAACACGATCTCACCATTGTCGTCGGCGGCGCTTCGGTTGGCGACCATGATCACGCTCGCCCCGCTGTGCGCGAACTCGGCGGCGAGCTTTTTTTCGAGAAAGTGGCGATGCGTCCCGGCAAACCCACCTGGTTGGCGCGTGTCGGCGGACGCCTCATTCTTGGGCTGCCGGGAAATCCAGCGTCAGCATTCGTGTGCGCGCGACTCTTCCTGCGCCCTCTGCTCGATCAGATGTGCAGCCGCGATCCCGGCGCATCAACGCGCACGCTGAAGGCCAGAGTTCGCACCACGCTCAGCGCCAACGGAGCGCGCGAGACATACATGCGCGCCGTGCTCGAAACCGATGAAACCGGTCAGACTTGGGCGTTAGCGCCGGCCCGACAAGATTCCTCGCTACTGTCCGTCTTCGCGAATGCACAGGCGCTGATCGTGCGCGCACCGGACGCAGCAGAGGCGCCTGCCGGCGCCATTGTCGATGTGCTCCCACGCTGA
- the hemN gene encoding oxygen-independent coproporphyrinogen III oxidase, whose product MDPHLLPYAERQAPRYTSYPSANHFDTSVNANTYEGWLRSLGRTSTLSLYLHIPYCRQLCWYCGCNTFMTRGGDIADFVTTLMMEIDLVASTLGSRNVDEIHWGGGTPNVLSPAEFRRLLHHIDFWFDLSPQIRHAVELDPRYVTAELATTYTDAGVTRVSLGVQDLNPHVQEAIGRVQPFQQVRDAVHTLRDAGLRELSFDLMYGLPQQSCADLAKTIRLAADLEPSRIALFGYAHVPWFKRRQRLINADALPGQSERYEQAELARRMLADLGYESVGLDHFARSDDPLVIAARTKSMRRNFQGYVASESDALIGFGPSAISHLPGGYAQNISTIGAWRQAIESDALPVARGHVQSAEDWRRAAIIQSIMCDLEIDLAPWGGWDMFPDAYVAVAQLAADGIVELRNDSLKIPPSMRQFSRLVAMTFDAYSSPSTTAHSRAI is encoded by the coding sequence ATGGATCCGCATCTCCTTCCATACGCGGAACGCCAAGCGCCCCGGTACACATCGTATCCGAGCGCCAACCACTTCGACACTTCGGTCAATGCGAACACCTACGAAGGTTGGCTAAGGTCGCTTGGACGAACATCGACGCTCTCGCTCTACTTGCATATCCCCTATTGCCGGCAGCTCTGCTGGTACTGCGGCTGCAATACCTTCATGACGCGCGGGGGCGACATCGCCGATTTCGTCACCACACTCATGATGGAAATCGATCTCGTCGCATCAACGCTTGGCTCGCGGAATGTCGACGAGATTCATTGGGGCGGCGGAACACCGAACGTCCTATCACCGGCGGAGTTTCGCCGTCTTTTGCATCACATCGATTTCTGGTTCGACCTATCACCCCAGATTCGGCACGCAGTTGAACTTGATCCGCGTTACGTCACGGCGGAGCTCGCCACTACCTATACTGATGCAGGCGTCACTCGCGTTTCGCTTGGCGTCCAGGACCTTAACCCGCACGTCCAGGAGGCGATCGGCCGTGTTCAGCCTTTCCAGCAGGTGCGCGACGCCGTCCACACATTGCGGGACGCGGGGCTACGCGAACTTAGCTTTGACCTCATGTACGGCCTCCCACAGCAATCGTGCGCCGACCTCGCGAAAACGATCAGGTTGGCCGCAGATTTGGAGCCAAGTCGCATCGCCCTTTTCGGATATGCACACGTCCCTTGGTTCAAACGCCGGCAGAGATTGATCAACGCTGATGCGCTGCCTGGACAGAGCGAGCGCTACGAACAGGCTGAGCTCGCCCGGCGCATGCTGGCGGATCTCGGATATGAGAGCGTTGGCCTCGATCATTTTGCGCGCTCCGACGACCCACTGGTGATCGCCGCACGCACCAAATCGATGCGGCGCAACTTCCAGGGTTATGTGGCAAGTGAAAGCGACGCGCTGATCGGTTTCGGACCTTCAGCAATCTCGCATCTGCCCGGCGGATACGCACAAAACATCTCGACCATCGGCGCTTGGCGGCAAGCGATTGAGTCAGATGCGCTTCCAGTCGCGCGCGGGCATGTGCAATCCGCCGAAGACTGGCGCCGAGCCGCCATCATCCAGTCAATCATGTGCGACCTTGAGATCGATCTGGCGCCATGGGGTGGTTGGGACATGTTTCCAGATGCCTACGTCGCAGTGGCGCAGCTGGCCGCAGACGGAATCGTCGAACTGCGCAACGATTCCCTCAAAATCCCTCCCTCAATGCGTCAGTTTTCTCGTCTCGTAGCCATGACGTTCGACGCATATTCTTCGCCTTCAACCACGGCGCACTCGCGCGCCATCTGA